One window from the genome of Puniceicoccus vermicola encodes:
- a CDS encoding efflux transporter outer membrane subunit gives MKGILSLGAASALWVITGCSLAPDYERPEDDFPSELGLAGTLKDGDNEDSLDQWWEAFDDPTLNEWVAKTLEANGDLGEAAARIRQARALYGLEAAQLWPNIDFEGTAARTEAPDYQVSPGQDNPSNQFGLSGLLNYEVDLFNKLGDAKDAAREDLLSTSYAFFTLRNSLISETVSAYYGLQSSVNQLALAQETIQTREEAVGFQQKRFDAGFSTELELQQSKAELADAKVRVPQFQEAILTYQTSLLILSGADPSAFWNRDVFSDEPKELPEVPEVAVDLIPSSVLERRPDILSAEAALRSTYENIGVAKAQRWPSLSLGALLGTSAAQFDNLFTSPSQTWNIGANVTGPIIDFGRNKNRVLAAEARQEEAFWIYKNTVREAFSEVNESILTLRYREELVAARVNQEKASSRLLELAKEQYDEGFSEYIDYLDAERQSFEAELTLEESRFRRLNAAVNLFKALGGGWEGQLDESAMEPFDPQNGEEVEE, from the coding sequence ATGAAAGGAATTTTGAGTCTCGGAGCCGCGTCGGCGTTGTGGGTAATCACAGGTTGTTCGCTCGCTCCCGATTATGAGCGCCCAGAGGATGACTTTCCGTCTGAGCTTGGCTTGGCGGGAACGCTGAAGGACGGCGACAACGAAGATTCGCTCGATCAATGGTGGGAGGCCTTTGATGATCCGACTCTAAACGAGTGGGTCGCCAAAACCCTCGAAGCCAATGGGGATCTCGGCGAGGCCGCGGCCCGCATTCGTCAGGCTCGAGCTCTCTACGGATTGGAAGCCGCGCAGCTCTGGCCGAATATCGACTTTGAGGGCACGGCCGCTCGGACGGAAGCCCCCGATTACCAAGTGTCTCCGGGGCAGGACAACCCCAGTAACCAGTTTGGTTTATCGGGACTCCTGAACTACGAGGTGGATCTCTTCAACAAGCTGGGTGATGCAAAAGATGCAGCTCGTGAGGATCTTCTCTCCACCTCCTATGCCTTCTTCACTCTCCGGAACTCGTTGATTTCGGAAACGGTTTCAGCTTACTACGGACTTCAGTCCTCGGTGAACCAGCTGGCCTTGGCGCAGGAGACGATCCAAACCCGCGAGGAGGCTGTTGGTTTTCAGCAGAAGCGTTTTGATGCCGGATTCTCGACAGAGTTGGAGTTGCAACAGTCGAAGGCTGAACTGGCGGATGCGAAGGTGAGGGTCCCTCAGTTTCAGGAAGCCATCCTGACTTATCAGACCTCGCTCTTGATTCTTTCCGGTGCCGATCCCTCGGCTTTCTGGAACCGGGATGTCTTTTCCGACGAGCCCAAGGAGCTGCCCGAGGTGCCAGAAGTGGCAGTAGACTTGATCCCTTCCTCGGTTCTGGAACGGCGCCCAGACATTCTCTCGGCAGAAGCGGCCTTGCGTTCGACCTATGAGAACATCGGAGTCGCCAAGGCTCAGCGTTGGCCAAGCCTTTCCTTGGGCGCTCTTTTGGGCACATCGGCGGCGCAGTTCGACAATCTTTTCACCTCGCCCTCCCAGACTTGGAACATTGGGGCTAACGTGACCGGACCCATTATTGATTTTGGTCGTAACAAGAATCGGGTCCTGGCGGCAGAGGCTCGTCAAGAAGAGGCCTTTTGGATCTACAAGAATACGGTGCGCGAGGCTTTCAGCGAAGTGAATGAATCGATTCTAACTCTTCGCTATCGTGAGGAGCTGGTTGCGGCCCGGGTGAATCAGGAGAAGGCTTCGAGCCGCCTCTTGGAGTTGGCCAAGGAGCAGTATGATGAGGGTTTCTCGGAGTATATTGATTACTTGGATGCCGAGCGTCAGTCGTTCGAGGCGGAATTAACTCTCGAAGAATCCCGGTTTCGTCGCCTGAATGCGGCCGTCAATCTGTTCAAGGCTCTTGGTGGAGGCTGGGAAGGCCAGTTGGACGAGTCGGCAATGGAGCCTTTTGATCCGCAGAACGGAGAGGAAGTCGAAGAGTAA
- a CDS encoding formate/nitrite transporter family protein, which produces MKKSEEKEKGLSRDDQSEVQERSGLRSPVIYEVVRQEGYEELSRPVKSLCWSGFAAGVALSFSIYCKAFLSVALQDVPAGEALSNLGYTVGFVIVVLGRMQLFTENTITAVLPLFADFRGVRLYETLRLWGIVFLTNMLGSFASALGVWKLRLLPDEKIEAVVDVSRHLAEYSFWENLAYGVPAGFLVAAIVWLMPGAKQGGFWIVVLLSFMIPMGGLTHVVAGSTEWFFLALDGEVSWATSWGQGIFPTLLGNILGGTGMFAVICYGQVQDEL; this is translated from the coding sequence ATGAAGAAGTCCGAAGAAAAAGAAAAAGGATTGTCGAGGGACGATCAGTCCGAGGTTCAGGAACGTTCCGGTCTGCGCTCGCCGGTGATTTACGAAGTGGTGCGGCAGGAGGGATACGAGGAGCTATCGCGTCCGGTGAAATCTTTGTGCTGGTCAGGCTTTGCCGCAGGGGTCGCCCTGAGTTTTTCCATTTATTGTAAGGCTTTTCTCTCGGTCGCTCTCCAAGATGTGCCGGCGGGGGAAGCTCTCTCGAACTTGGGATATACGGTCGGATTTGTCATCGTGGTTTTGGGGCGGATGCAATTGTTCACCGAGAACACGATCACCGCCGTTCTTCCACTTTTCGCCGATTTTCGAGGAGTTCGTCTTTATGAAACTCTCCGGCTCTGGGGCATCGTCTTCTTGACCAATATGTTGGGCTCGTTTGCCTCCGCTCTGGGCGTCTGGAAGCTCCGGCTGCTACCCGATGAGAAGATCGAGGCCGTGGTGGATGTCTCCCGCCATCTTGCAGAATACAGTTTCTGGGAGAACTTGGCTTATGGAGTTCCGGCGGGATTTCTGGTTGCGGCGATTGTCTGGCTGATGCCCGGAGCGAAGCAGGGTGGTTTCTGGATCGTGGTCCTTCTCAGTTTTATGATCCCGATGGGAGGTCTGACCCACGTGGTGGCGGGTTCGACCGAGTGGTTCTTTCTCGCTTTGGACGGGGAGGTTTCCTGGGCAACGAGTTGGGGGCAGGGGATTTTTCCCACGCTCTTGGGAAATATCCTCGGGGGGACGGGAATGTTCGCCGTGATCTGCTATGGGCAGGTCCAGGATGAGCTTTAG
- a CDS encoding DUF1573 domain-containing protein — MKALLHSVFGLLPLFCLASQLSFENKSLELPCELGQKEVIAVFPFENKGEEPIAIVHIRSTCGCTVAEWEKKEYAPGEKGEVRAVFTIGDRVGLQRKALEVITDEEDDDTTRLTLSTTIPELGKVRPAVVLWDSDHEGVEKRVRLITHPGVRWKILDPLVSFPFRIREIKSEKKDQIYLGITPKSGSSVPRAKLRFQFTNDEGMSETKNLHLLVKTPSSPKD, encoded by the coding sequence GTGAAAGCCCTTCTCCATAGCGTTTTTGGACTGCTTCCTCTGTTCTGCTTGGCGTCTCAGTTGAGCTTTGAGAACAAGAGCTTGGAGCTGCCCTGCGAACTCGGTCAGAAGGAGGTTATTGCGGTTTTTCCCTTTGAGAATAAGGGGGAGGAGCCCATCGCCATTGTCCATATTCGATCCACTTGTGGATGCACAGTCGCGGAGTGGGAAAAGAAAGAGTATGCCCCCGGAGAAAAGGGAGAGGTGCGCGCCGTATTCACCATCGGAGATCGAGTAGGACTTCAGCGTAAGGCCCTCGAGGTCATCACGGATGAGGAGGACGATGACACAACTCGTTTGACGCTCTCAACGACGATTCCCGAGTTGGGTAAAGTGCGGCCTGCGGTGGTTCTCTGGGATAGTGATCATGAAGGGGTGGAGAAAAGGGTCCGATTGATCACCCATCCGGGGGTTCGTTGGAAGATTCTCGATCCCTTGGTTAGTTTCCCGTTCCGGATTCGTGAAATCAAATCCGAAAAGAAGGATCAGATCTATTTGGGGATCACCCCAAAATCGGGCTCCAGCGTTCCCCGGGCGAAATTACGGTTTCAATTCACGAACGACGAAGGGATGTCGGAAACCAAGAATCTGCATCTGTTGGTGAAAACGCCGAGTTCGCCGAAAGATTAG
- a CDS encoding ankyrin repeat domain-containing protein: MNGPETMETQTTPQEEDRYAQLQIMALDAARSGDWEILEPMIQAGLPVNLKDAKGNTLLMLAAYHGEKETVARLLKAGARVDERNARGQTPLGGVAFKGNTEVAQILVEHGADLEADNGGGMTPLLFASMFGRTETAQYLREAGANERARSRIGLSTGILSSFGTLLRQFRRS, translated from the coding sequence ATGAACGGACCCGAAACCATGGAAACCCAAACGACCCCTCAAGAAGAAGACCGCTATGCCCAGCTGCAGATCATGGCCTTGGATGCCGCACGCTCCGGGGATTGGGAAATCCTCGAACCGATGATCCAGGCAGGGCTTCCAGTAAATCTCAAGGATGCCAAGGGAAACACGCTTCTCATGCTCGCCGCCTACCACGGGGAAAAGGAAACGGTTGCGAGGTTACTCAAAGCGGGAGCCCGGGTCGATGAGCGCAATGCGCGTGGCCAGACCCCACTCGGCGGCGTCGCCTTCAAAGGAAACACGGAGGTCGCACAGATCCTCGTCGAACACGGAGCCGACCTCGAAGCCGACAACGGAGGAGGAATGACTCCACTTCTCTTCGCCTCTATGTTCGGCCGGACCGAAACCGCGCAATATCTCCGCGAGGCAGGAGCGAACGAAAGAGCCCGCAGTCGGATCGGCCTCTCTACGGGAATCTTATCCTCCTTCGGAACCCTCCTCCGACAATTCCGCCGATCCTAA
- a CDS encoding catalase, with protein sequence MSQKEPTLTTSAGNPIADNQNSLSAGPRGPLLMQDYQLLEKLAHQNRERIPERTVHAKGSAAYGKLTITHDITEYSKAAIFGEIGKETECFLRFSTVAGERGAADAERDVRGFALKFYTEQGNWDLVGNNTPVFFVRDPYKFPDFIHTQKRHPRTNLRNMTAAWDFWSLSPESLHQVTILMSDRGLPRGYRHVNGYGSHTYSFINANDERFWVKFHFKTLQGIETLSNEEAARIVSEDRESSQRDLYESIERGDFPKWRFCVQIMPEKEAETYRWNPFDLTKVWSHSDYPLIDVGILELNRNPQNYFAEVEQSSFSPSNIVPGIGFSPDKMLQARIFSYADSHRYRVGTHYEMIPVNRPKAAKVNHYHADGPMRFDAPQGTDAYYEPNSFGGPVQDESFAEPPLRISGDADRYNHRDGNDDYTQAGELFRLMSDDQKEQLFYNIAGSMEGVPESIIQRQLGHFDQADPDYGAGVRRALEEGNDGAKPVEA encoded by the coding sequence ATGAGCCAGAAAGAACCAACCCTAACGACATCGGCCGGAAACCCAATCGCCGACAACCAGAATTCTCTAAGTGCCGGTCCGCGGGGTCCGTTGCTCATGCAGGACTATCAGCTCCTCGAAAAGCTTGCCCACCAAAACCGGGAGCGCATTCCGGAGCGCACCGTACACGCCAAGGGATCCGCTGCCTACGGGAAACTCACCATCACCCACGACATTACCGAGTACAGCAAAGCGGCGATCTTTGGCGAGATCGGCAAGGAGACGGAATGCTTTCTCCGATTTTCTACGGTCGCCGGAGAACGCGGGGCTGCTGACGCGGAGCGCGACGTCCGTGGGTTTGCCCTGAAATTCTACACCGAACAAGGCAACTGGGACCTCGTGGGCAACAACACTCCGGTCTTCTTCGTCCGCGATCCGTATAAATTCCCCGACTTCATTCATACGCAAAAGCGTCATCCCCGGACAAATCTTCGAAACATGACCGCCGCCTGGGATTTCTGGTCTCTAAGCCCCGAGAGCCTCCATCAGGTCACGATTTTGATGTCCGACCGAGGACTACCCCGCGGCTACCGTCACGTGAACGGCTACGGCAGCCACACCTACAGCTTCATCAATGCGAACGACGAACGATTCTGGGTAAAGTTCCACTTCAAGACCCTCCAGGGAATCGAAACCCTCAGCAACGAGGAGGCAGCCCGAATCGTCTCCGAAGACCGAGAAAGCTCGCAGCGAGACCTCTATGAATCGATCGAGAGGGGTGACTTTCCCAAATGGCGTTTCTGCGTGCAAATCATGCCCGAGAAAGAAGCGGAGACCTATCGTTGGAACCCTTTCGATCTGACCAAGGTGTGGTCGCATTCTGACTATCCACTCATCGACGTCGGCATTCTGGAGCTCAATCGCAATCCGCAGAACTATTTTGCCGAGGTGGAACAATCCTCTTTCAGCCCTTCGAACATCGTCCCTGGAATCGGATTCTCTCCCGACAAAATGCTTCAGGCCCGGATCTTCTCCTACGCCGACTCTCACCGCTATCGGGTGGGAACACACTACGAAATGATCCCGGTCAACCGGCCGAAAGCTGCCAAGGTCAACCACTACCATGCCGACGGTCCCATGCGTTTTGACGCACCCCAAGGCACGGATGCCTACTACGAGCCAAACAGCTTTGGCGGCCCGGTGCAGGATGAAAGCTTTGCCGAGCCACCTCTCCGCATTTCGGGAGATGCAGACCGCTACAATCACCGTGACGGCAACGATGATTACACTCAGGCCGGCGAGCTCTTCCGCCTCATGAGCGACGATCAGAAAGAACAGCTCTTTTATAACATCGCCGGTTCGATGGAGGGCGTCCCCGAGAGTATTATCCAAAGGCAACTCGGCCACTTCGACCAAGCTGATCCCGACTATGGTGCTGGCGTCCGCCGCGCTCTTGAGGAGGGCAACGATGGCGCAAAGCCAGTCGAGGCCTGA
- a CDS encoding LysR family transcriptional regulator yields the protein MEVHQVRYFVEVVRLGNFTRAAERCHVTQPTLSHQIRKLEDELGEPLLQRRKKGTAPTFFGERFYPRALRILEEIESAKEDALSFSTEIRGRLRLGAIPTVAPYLLPALIREATIRYPGLYFEVSEEPTHELLAQMRRGSLDLALVSPPILGEDWNFQKICDDELLVTLPKDHSLAGEKAIALVDIVDRPLVLMKETHCLRGQTLQLCQRAQIEPEVRIESSQLDTVLAMVEIGLGLSITPKMALPFLGGRDVVFRSLAPDPQFRRVSLAWPKQTSRTRAFDAFLQVAGELPEMGPPS from the coding sequence ATGGAAGTTCATCAGGTTCGGTATTTTGTGGAGGTGGTGCGCTTGGGGAATTTTACCCGGGCCGCGGAGCGGTGTCATGTGACCCAGCCGACCCTGAGTCACCAGATTCGGAAGTTGGAAGACGAACTGGGCGAGCCCTTACTACAGCGTCGGAAAAAGGGAACCGCGCCTACCTTTTTCGGTGAGCGATTCTATCCGCGGGCTCTTCGTATTCTTGAAGAGATTGAGAGCGCGAAGGAGGACGCTCTTTCGTTTTCGACTGAGATCCGGGGAAGGTTGAGGCTCGGCGCGATCCCCACAGTCGCCCCGTACTTGCTACCAGCCCTCATTCGGGAGGCGACGATTCGGTATCCGGGGTTGTATTTTGAAGTCTCGGAAGAGCCGACCCATGAATTGCTAGCTCAGATGAGACGCGGCTCTTTGGACTTGGCCCTGGTCAGCCCGCCGATTCTTGGGGAGGACTGGAATTTTCAAAAAATTTGCGATGACGAGCTTCTGGTTACCCTCCCAAAGGATCATTCATTGGCGGGGGAGAAGGCCATTGCCTTGGTGGACATCGTCGATCGGCCCCTCGTTCTCATGAAAGAAACTCACTGTCTCCGGGGGCAAACGTTGCAGCTCTGTCAGCGAGCCCAAATCGAGCCAGAAGTGAGGATCGAGAGTTCCCAGTTGGATACCGTATTGGCGATGGTCGAGATTGGTCTCGGGCTCTCCATTACGCCCAAAATGGCACTTCCTTTTCTGGGGGGAAGAGACGTTGTTTTTCGTTCCCTGGCGCCGGATCCTCAGTTTCGAAGGGTAAGTCTTGCTTGGCCGAAGCAAACCAGCCGTACCCGCGCCTTCGATGCTTTTTTGCAGGTAGCCGGAGAATTGCCCGAAATGGGGCCACCGTCCTAG
- a CDS encoding four helix bundle protein, with translation MPYQNFTEYPLWKEASLLTDSIFDFSRGIEDFPLRNRMTAAAVEIPFRLGEAAQSDSDETMKELLWKVEDPVNELRAVLTEAKEHGFAPGSDYELMQERCRDLFQKVHEEASSSIPLVQEEPVAPAEEPEPVQEPILGPAEEKIVVPVEEEKLEEKPPAPPKQPKPVKHDPIDDDDDELDENTLI, from the coding sequence ATGCCTTACCAAAATTTTACCGAATATCCGCTCTGGAAAGAGGCTTCCCTCCTTACAGATTCAATTTTCGACTTTAGCCGCGGCATTGAAGACTTCCCGTTGCGGAACCGTATGACTGCCGCCGCAGTCGAGATCCCCTTCCGACTTGGCGAGGCTGCCCAGTCAGACTCCGATGAAACGATGAAGGAGCTTCTCTGGAAAGTGGAGGATCCGGTCAACGAGCTGCGCGCAGTGCTGACTGAGGCCAAGGAACATGGGTTTGCCCCCGGATCCGACTACGAGCTTATGCAAGAGCGCTGCCGAGATCTTTTCCAAAAGGTTCACGAAGAGGCCTCATCGTCCATCCCGCTCGTGCAAGAAGAACCAGTCGCCCCCGCCGAAGAACCTGAACCAGTCCAAGAACCCATTCTCGGACCGGCGGAGGAAAAAATCGTCGTCCCGGTCGAAGAGGAGAAACTGGAAGAAAAGCCCCCCGCCCCCCCGAAGCAACCCAAGCCGGTAAAGCATGACCCCATCGACGACGACGACGATGAGCTCGACGAGAACACTCTGATTTGA
- a CDS encoding choice-of-anchor I family protein: MKRSIATLSSLILLPAISASALTLKPVGTWKTGVFDESAAEILQFDPESKQLYVVNGDLPGIDVIDISDVSNPTRSFSITIDSLGADVQSVAVHEGLIALAISADPNTDPGLVAFFDREGNPLSQVEVGALPDMVTFTPNGQMLLCANEGEPSDDYSIDPEGSVSIIEIPSDLSAGFPEAVTLPFTAFDGMEIEGISPGNPNSSLSQNLEPEYIAVSPDGQMAMVTLQESNAVGIIDLNEMAITAIVGLGFQDHREIPFDASDKDKEIRIRNWPVYGLYQPDTITAIEIGGELYFATANEGDARDYDGWSEEVRVKDLTLDTEAFPNADELLSKKNLGRLKVTNTLGDIDGDGEYEELYNFGGRSFSILDANGAIIYDSGSLIEEKLAELIPENFNSNNDENDSFDNRSDDKGPEPEAITSAVIDGTPLLFLGLERVGGIMAFDLSDPTAPEWLTYVNTRNFSGDPAKGTAGDLAPEGMIVIPAKESPTGSPLLAVAFEVSGTVTLFEIITE, translated from the coding sequence ATGAAACGATCCATCGCCACTCTTTCCTCGCTCATCCTGCTTCCGGCGATCTCCGCCAGCGCCCTGACCTTAAAACCGGTCGGCACTTGGAAAACGGGAGTCTTCGACGAGTCAGCTGCTGAAATTCTTCAATTCGATCCCGAATCCAAGCAGTTGTATGTCGTCAATGGAGACCTTCCCGGCATCGACGTGATCGATATTTCCGACGTTTCCAATCCCACTCGTTCCTTCTCGATCACCATCGACAGTCTCGGTGCCGATGTCCAGTCCGTCGCGGTCCACGAGGGTTTGATCGCTCTTGCCATTTCAGCAGATCCCAACACAGATCCAGGATTGGTGGCCTTCTTTGATCGCGAGGGTAATCCGCTGAGTCAGGTTGAAGTCGGTGCTCTGCCCGACATGGTGACTTTCACGCCGAACGGCCAGATGCTCCTCTGCGCAAATGAAGGAGAACCCTCCGACGACTATTCCATCGACCCTGAGGGTTCAGTTTCGATCATCGAGATACCCTCCGACCTTTCGGCAGGTTTCCCCGAGGCGGTCACCCTCCCCTTCACAGCTTTTGATGGGATGGAGATCGAGGGCATCAGTCCGGGCAATCCAAATTCCTCGCTTTCTCAGAATCTGGAGCCGGAATACATCGCCGTCTCACCCGACGGCCAGATGGCGATGGTCACCCTTCAGGAAAGCAACGCCGTAGGCATCATCGATCTGAATGAGATGGCGATCACCGCCATCGTCGGTCTCGGATTCCAGGACCATCGCGAGATCCCGTTTGATGCCAGTGACAAAGACAAGGAGATCCGCATCCGCAACTGGCCCGTTTACGGACTCTACCAGCCTGACACGATCACCGCCATCGAGATCGGCGGTGAGCTTTACTTTGCGACGGCAAACGAAGGCGACGCACGGGACTACGACGGCTGGAGCGAGGAGGTTCGCGTGAAGGACCTGACTCTGGATACAGAAGCTTTTCCCAATGCCGATGAGCTCCTCTCCAAAAAGAACCTCGGTCGCCTCAAGGTCACGAACACCCTGGGAGATATCGATGGCGACGGCGAATATGAAGAGCTCTACAACTTTGGTGGCCGATCCTTTTCAATTCTGGATGCCAATGGAGCCATCATCTATGACAGCGGCTCGTTGATTGAAGAAAAGCTAGCCGAACTCATCCCCGAAAACTTCAACTCCAACAACGACGAGAACGACTCTTTCGATAACCGAAGCGATGATAAAGGTCCTGAGCCCGAAGCCATCACCTCGGCAGTAATCGACGGAACCCCTCTCCTCTTCCTAGGCTTGGAACGAGTCGGGGGAATCATGGCCTTCGACCTTAGCGATCCAACCGCCCCCGAGTGGCTAACCTACGTCAACACCCGCAATTTTTCCGGAGATCCCGCCAAGGGAACCGCAGGAGACCTCGCTCCCGAAGGCATGATCGTGATCCCAGCCAAGGAGAGCCCAACCGGATCGCCGCTTTTGGCCGTCGCCTTCGAAGTCAGTGGCACGGTCACTCTCTTCGAGATCATTACCGAATAG
- a CDS encoding porin — MKNKTKILGLMAAGALLGVGSASAADAQLLDTLVANGFITEAQANSMKGSSSDKDPVYVTPKRSDTKKLVIRGRAQFQFGYVSPSSDVDGAPTNDYSTFEIRRLRIGTQGSLYQNLKFDFRMNLLPEGANLDTGTMVYTGIDGVDIGVGKTKPVIGMEEATSSTDIITIERSYAANFFAAEKNVGMWAEGEAGPIALVAGIFNGENENDNVIDSDLDSHFQYNLRAGFDASDYLPEDMSAGIFFDTIQNQDNDSDEAYQFEQSYSLGAEFEVGAFGIMGNLLWGTLTEEEADVTGVVVMPWFYVTPKLQIVGQYDYLDSNTSDTIGVQSRYLGRAAIDDAKGDSDADEGDKWQSWYLGANYYISGNNLKVMGGVAYSTLENEGTDQVEAVTVYGALRMRF; from the coding sequence ATGAAGAATAAAACGAAGATCCTCGGCCTTATGGCTGCAGGTGCGTTGCTCGGAGTTGGATCTGCCTCAGCGGCTGATGCTCAACTTTTGGATACGCTAGTAGCAAACGGCTTCATCACCGAGGCGCAGGCAAACAGCATGAAAGGATCCTCCTCTGACAAGGATCCGGTCTATGTGACTCCTAAGCGCAGCGACACGAAGAAGCTGGTCATCCGCGGTCGTGCACAGTTCCAGTTCGGATACGTTTCTCCGTCCTCGGACGTCGATGGTGCACCGACCAACGACTATAGCACTTTTGAAATCCGCCGTCTCCGCATCGGAACCCAGGGCTCTCTCTATCAGAACCTGAAGTTCGACTTCCGGATGAACCTTCTCCCTGAAGGCGCGAACCTCGATACCGGGACCATGGTTTACACCGGTATCGACGGTGTGGACATCGGAGTCGGAAAGACCAAGCCGGTCATCGGCATGGAAGAAGCGACTTCCTCGACTGACATCATCACCATTGAGCGCTCCTACGCTGCCAACTTCTTCGCCGCCGAAAAGAACGTCGGAATGTGGGCCGAAGGGGAAGCTGGGCCGATCGCACTGGTCGCCGGTATTTTCAACGGTGAGAACGAGAACGACAACGTGATCGACTCCGACTTGGATTCACACTTCCAATACAATCTCCGCGCCGGTTTCGATGCAAGCGACTATCTTCCCGAAGACATGTCAGCAGGTATCTTCTTCGACACCATTCAGAATCAAGACAACGACAGCGACGAAGCCTATCAGTTTGAGCAATCTTACTCGCTCGGGGCCGAATTCGAAGTCGGTGCTTTCGGGATCATGGGTAACCTCCTCTGGGGAACGCTCACCGAAGAAGAGGCAGACGTCACTGGTGTAGTTGTGATGCCTTGGTTCTACGTCACTCCCAAGCTGCAGATCGTCGGTCAATACGACTATCTTGACTCCAACACCAGCGACACGATTGGTGTTCAGTCCCGCTACCTCGGTCGTGCTGCGATCGACGATGCCAAGGGTGACTCCGACGCCGACGAAGGCGACAAATGGCAGTCCTGGTATCTCGGAGCGAACTACTACATCTCCGGCAACAACCTGAAGGTCATGGGCGGCGTAGCCTACTCCACCCTCGAAAACGAAGGAACTGACCAAGTCGAAGCCGTCACCGTTTACGGTGCCCTTCGCATGCGCTTCTAA
- a CDS encoding DUF3394 domain-containing protein — translation MKIQEVAEGERISEFLLQVEGEDFSGNAVTKVWSLKLKEGGSGRERIEPEDLFVSEPRGEEIVLVDRVGFGSHADRPGLLFNYRIERVRVSVIRPDKE, via the coding sequence TTGAAAATACAGGAAGTGGCGGAGGGCGAGAGGATCTCCGAGTTTCTGCTTCAGGTTGAAGGGGAGGATTTCTCGGGTAACGCCGTAACCAAGGTATGGAGTTTGAAGCTGAAAGAGGGAGGTTCAGGTCGGGAGAGGATTGAGCCGGAGGATCTTTTTGTTTCTGAGCCGAGGGGAGAAGAGATTGTCTTGGTGGATCGAGTGGGTTTTGGGTCCCATGCGGACCGGCCGGGATTGCTTTTCAATTATCGAATCGAGAGGGTTCGCGTCTCGGTGATCCGTCCTGACAAGGAATGA
- a CDS encoding S1 family peptidase encodes MSARGIFDRFIRRPLILGGLFMVVCLRGEEETYSEWTGIDGRTLEARINFVEKGLVRMERVDGVVFDIPIERFAEKDRSKILAWKPPQIEVPEADDAVLVLETENGRGSGFLVQSMGEVWVYTNQHVIGDASSVRAMDTHGNEIELGRLEIAKDRDIARFRTSTNRGLELSSGTKTGEKIVVFGNSQGTGVITRSKGEVLGISWKTVEVSAEIVSGNSGGPVMTEEGEVLGISTYVQFGEYSADRTVEDTRYEKPRRFALRLDRPIDFVEVTRWDYEQVYNTLHEHFSVFDESFAFAMTILSDPTGRVMTGNFDSSEVVKIAEDHNDDVARIPGLASSGISYRSKVRKISSRFIDTLEDAYRVGENSLKEARFSLRDERFGWFQSQIKEREEMQAGLKQEVERVENSFN; translated from the coding sequence ATGAGTGCGCGTGGCATTTTTGACCGTTTTATCCGCCGCCCTTTAATTCTGGGTGGTCTCTTCATGGTAGTTTGCCTGAGGGGAGAGGAGGAAACCTATTCGGAATGGACCGGGATTGACGGGCGCACTTTGGAAGCTCGCATCAATTTTGTCGAAAAAGGGTTGGTGCGGATGGAGCGCGTGGATGGAGTTGTCTTCGATATTCCGATTGAGCGCTTTGCCGAGAAGGATCGTTCAAAGATTCTGGCTTGGAAGCCGCCTCAGATCGAAGTGCCCGAAGCGGATGATGCGGTCTTGGTTCTCGAAACGGAAAATGGACGGGGCAGTGGCTTCTTGGTCCAGAGTATGGGAGAGGTCTGGGTTTACACGAATCAGCACGTGATCGGCGATGCCTCTTCGGTGCGAGCCATGGACACTCATGGGAATGAGATTGAGCTGGGGCGTTTAGAGATTGCTAAGGATCGGGATATTGCCCGATTCAGGACCTCGACCAACCGTGGCTTGGAATTGTCCTCGGGCACCAAGACGGGTGAGAAAATTGTCGTTTTCGGCAACAGTCAGGGGACTGGAGTGATTACTCGTAGTAAGGGAGAGGTCTTGGGCATTTCCTGGAAAACGGTGGAGGTCTCTGCAGAGATCGTTTCCGGAAATTCGGGTGGGCCAGTGATGACCGAAGAAGGAGAGGTCTTGGGGATTTCCACTTATGTCCAATTTGGCGAATACTCTGCAGATCGCACTGTGGAAGATACCCGGTATGAGAAGCCGCGGCGTTTTGCCCTGAGGCTTGATCGGCCCATCGACTTTGTTGAAGTGACTCGCTGGGATTATGAGCAGGTATACAATACACTCCACGAACATTTTTCCGTGTTCGACGAGAGCTTCGCTTTTGCGATGACGATTCTTTCTGACCCTACCGGGCGAGTGATGACGGGTAATTTTGATTCTTCGGAGGTCGTAAAGATCGCTGAAGATCATAACGACGATGTTGCCCGGATTCCGGGATTAGCGAGCTCGGGAATCTCCTATCGCAGTAAGGTTCGTAAAATTTCCTCCCGTTTTATCGATACTCTGGAGGATGCCTACCGGGTTGGAGAGAATTCTCTCAAAGAGGCTCGGTTCTCACTGCGTGACGAGCGTTTTGGCTGGTTTCAGTCGCAGATCAAAGAGCGAGAGGAGATGCAGGCGGGTTTGAAGCAAGAGGTAGAACGAGTTGAAAATTCCTTCAATTGA